tTTTAGACCTTCACTTTCCTCAACTCAAAATGTGAAAGGGCGCACTTGATGAAAAGGAACCCCCGTAAAGTAACATGGACTGTCTTGTACAGACGTAAACATAAGAAGGGTCAGGAGGAAGAAGCCACCAAAAAACGTACCAGAAGGACACAGAAATTCCAAAGGGCTATTGTAGGTGCTTCTTTAAATGATATCATGGCCAAGAGAAACCAAAGGCCTGAAGTAAGGAAGGCCCAAAGGGAGCAAGCCATTCGGTGAGTAGAAATTTTAATATTCAATCAATTGTGA
This genomic window from Diabrotica virgifera virgifera chromosome 1, PGI_DIABVI_V3a contains:
- the LOC114332204 gene encoding 60S ribosomal protein L24, with translation MKIGLCAYSGYKIYPGHGKTMVKVDGKTFTFLNSKCERAHLMKRNPRKVTWTVLYRRKHKKGQEEEATKKRTRRTQKFQRAIVGASLNDIMAKRNQRPEVRKAQREQAIRAAKEQKKSTKTAKKATAPAKAKPAPKQKVTKNQPKAAPRVGGKR